A part of Marinomonas rhizomae genomic DNA contains:
- a CDS encoding transporter substrate-binding domain-containing diguanylate cyclase yields MTRSFFGGLYLLLFGAADILYGKDIFTAEERLWLDQHPVIRFAPAPNYPPVEFFDENNEYQGITADFIKIIDQQSDLGLKLEIVQLASWDKVVSEGRSRGVDMWGAAEKTEERSRFMLFTRPYIRLPEIIIVRNEFAGEGMEALKGKKVIGIKNYASYEYLLENFPELNTLAVSDIEVGLRMVSYGSADAIVATNAAAIYYIEKNGLTNLKVVGESGFEWNLRFAVRDDWAPLLSIMQKSLDSITAQQKRDIYRYWINLDSSEGWSFAKDYMFIATGGGVLVIVLILFGWGFRKRAEIKMQRLTQRIEEQKKLEEELRNLATTDELTGTYNRRAILDMAQNAYQKCIDEGQPFSVLLIDIDHFKQVNDQYGHEVGDRVIKAIVNVCSDILRVKNVGHIGRIGGEEFVVILPMIDKIEAHAVAEKLRKYVEKEPIQCVENTLYCATVSVGLASLDRTEKFDELLNRADMAMYQAKNTGRNRVSICREIIAG; encoded by the coding sequence TTGACTAGAAGCTTTTTCGGTGGTTTGTATCTGCTTCTATTCGGCGCGGCTGACATCTTGTATGGCAAAGATATATTTACGGCTGAGGAACGTCTCTGGTTGGATCAACATCCTGTTATTCGCTTTGCGCCTGCGCCAAATTACCCTCCAGTTGAGTTTTTTGATGAGAATAATGAATACCAAGGTATTACCGCTGATTTTATTAAAATAATCGATCAGCAATCTGACTTGGGGTTGAAGCTTGAAATTGTACAGCTTGCCAGTTGGGATAAAGTGGTATCTGAAGGGCGCTCCCGAGGAGTGGATATGTGGGGAGCCGCTGAAAAAACCGAAGAACGTAGTAGGTTTATGCTGTTTACTCGACCTTATATTCGCTTGCCGGAGATAATTATTGTTCGTAATGAGTTTGCCGGAGAGGGAATGGAGGCGCTCAAAGGCAAGAAAGTAATTGGTATAAAAAATTACGCATCCTATGAGTATTTGTTAGAAAATTTCCCAGAATTAAATACGTTAGCAGTCTCGGATATAGAAGTCGGGCTGCGGATGGTATCTTATGGGTCGGCGGATGCTATTGTCGCAACCAACGCGGCTGCTATTTACTACATTGAAAAAAATGGTCTTACTAACCTTAAGGTAGTGGGTGAGTCAGGCTTTGAATGGAATTTACGTTTCGCAGTAAGGGATGATTGGGCTCCGTTGTTGTCTATTATGCAAAAAAGCTTAGACAGTATTACAGCGCAGCAGAAACGGGATATATATCGTTATTGGATAAATTTAGATTCATCAGAAGGCTGGAGTTTCGCTAAGGACTACATGTTTATCGCCACTGGTGGCGGTGTGCTAGTCATTGTGTTGATCCTATTTGGTTGGGGGTTTCGAAAAAGAGCTGAAATCAAAATGCAGCGATTAACACAACGAATTGAAGAGCAAAAAAAATTAGAAGAAGAGCTAAGAAATCTGGCTACTACCGATGAGTTGACTGGTACCTATAATCGTCGTGCTATTTTGGATATGGCGCAAAATGCGTATCAAAAGTGTATTGATGAAGGGCAGCCTTTTAGTGTGTTGTTGATTGATATTGATCATTTTAAGCAAGTAAATGATCAATATGGTCATGAAGTAGGCGACAGGGTGATCAAGGCGATTGTAAATGTCTGTAGCGATATATTGAGGGTTAAGAATGTCGGGCATATCGGTCGTATAGGAGGTGAAGAATTTGTGGTTATCCTTCCTATGATAGATAAAATAGAAGCGCACGCTGTGGCTGAGAAGTTACGGAAGTACGTCGAGAAAGAGCCTATCCAATGTGTAGAAAATACTTTGTACTGTGCAACTGTTAGTGTCGGTTTAGCTTCTCTAGACCGCACTGAAAAATTTGATGAGTTGTTAAATAGGGCTGATATGGCTATGTATCAGGCTAAGAACACGGGTCGTAATCGTGTTTCCATTTGTCGAGAAATTATTGCTGGCTAA
- the fusA gene encoding elongation factor G, with translation MADLSKYRNIGIFAHVDAGKTTTTERILKLTGMIHKLGEVHEGESTTDFMEQEAERGITIQSAAVTCFWKDHRFNVIDTPGHVDFTVEVYRSLKVLDGGIGVFCGSGGVEPQSETNWRYANESEVARLIFVNKLDRLGASFYRVTEQVKKVLGATPLIMVLPIGTEDEFSGVVDLLSRKAYIWDDSGQPENYSIEDVPADMVDQVEEYREKLIETAVEQDDDLMMAYMDGEEPSIDDLKTCIRKGTRDLAFFPTYCGSAFKNKGMQLLLDAVVDYLPSPTDVIPQDLTDEEGNPNGEKAIVDAKEPLKALAFKIMDDRFGALTFVRIYSGVLNKGDTILNSFTGKTERVGRMVEMQADDRKEISTAQAGDILAIVGMKNVQTGHTLCDPKHPCTLEAMVFPEPVISISVTPKDKGGNEKMGIAIGKMVAEDPTFRVETDVDSGETILKGMGELHLDIKVDILKRTYGVDLIVGQPQVAYRETITKPVEDTYTHKKQSGGSGQFGKIDYRIKPGEVGSGFKFSSSVVGGNVPKEFFPAVEKGFKSMMEQGVLAGFPVLDVEIELFDGGFHAVDSSAIAFEIAAKGAFRQSIPKAGPQLIEPIMKVDVFTPDDHVGDVIGDLNRRRGMIKDQEKGLTGVRIKADVPLSEMFGYISTLRTMTSGRGQFSMEFSHYLPCPSNVAETVIAAVKDKREREKN, from the coding sequence ATGGCTGACTTATCAAAATACAGAAACATCGGTATTTTTGCTCACGTTGACGCGGGCAAAACTACTACTACAGAACGTATTCTTAAACTTACCGGTATGATCCACAAGCTTGGTGAAGTTCACGAAGGTGAATCTACAACAGACTTCATGGAACAGGAAGCTGAGCGCGGTATTACCATCCAGTCTGCGGCTGTAACTTGTTTCTGGAAAGATCACCGTTTTAACGTTATCGACACACCTGGACACGTTGACTTCACAGTAGAAGTATATCGTTCTCTTAAAGTTCTTGACGGTGGTATTGGTGTATTCTGTGGTTCTGGTGGTGTTGAACCACAATCAGAAACTAACTGGCGTTATGCGAACGAATCTGAAGTTGCACGTTTGATCTTCGTAAACAAGCTAGACCGTCTAGGTGCAAGCTTCTACCGTGTAACTGAACAAGTTAAAAAAGTACTAGGCGCGACACCATTAATCATGGTTCTACCTATCGGTACTGAAGACGAGTTCTCTGGTGTTGTAGATCTTCTTTCTCGTAAAGCTTACATCTGGGATGATTCTGGCCAGCCAGAAAACTACAGCATTGAAGATGTTCCTGCTGACATGGTTGATCAAGTTGAAGAATACCGTGAAAAACTAATCGAAACAGCAGTTGAACAAGATGACGACCTAATGATGGCGTACATGGACGGCGAAGAGCCATCTATTGACGACCTAAAAACTTGTATCCGTAAAGGTACTCGTGATCTTGCGTTCTTCCCAACATACTGTGGTTCTGCTTTCAAAAACAAAGGCATGCAGCTTCTTCTTGATGCTGTTGTTGATTACCTACCAAGCCCAACTGACGTAATCCCTCAGGATCTTACAGATGAAGAAGGTAATCCAAATGGCGAGAAAGCAATCGTTGATGCTAAAGAGCCATTAAAAGCACTTGCATTTAAAATCATGGATGACCGTTTCGGCGCTCTTACTTTCGTACGTATCTACTCTGGCGTACTAAACAAAGGCGACACTATCCTTAACAGCTTCACGGGCAAAACTGAACGTGTAGGCCGCATGGTAGAAATGCAAGCTGACGACCGTAAAGAAATCAGCACAGCGCAAGCAGGTGATATCCTAGCAATCGTTGGTATGAAAAACGTACAAACTGGTCACACTCTTTGTGATCCTAAGCACCCTTGTACTCTTGAAGCAATGGTTTTCCCTGAGCCAGTTATCTCTATCTCTGTTACACCAAAAGATAAAGGTGGTAACGAGAAAATGGGTATCGCTATTGGTAAAATGGTTGCAGAAGATCCAACTTTCCGCGTTGAAACTGACGTAGACTCTGGTGAAACTATCCTTAAAGGTATGGGTGAGCTTCACCTAGACATCAAAGTTGATATCTTGAAGCGTACTTACGGTGTAGATCTGATTGTTGGTCAACCACAGGTTGCTTACCGTGAAACGATCACTAAGCCTGTTGAAGACACTTACACGCACAAGAAACAATCTGGTGGTTCTGGTCAGTTCGGTAAAATCGACTACCGCATCAAACCAGGTGAAGTGGGCTCTGGCTTCAAATTCTCTTCTTCTGTTGTGGGTGGTAACGTACCAAAAGAGTTCTTCCCAGCTGTAGAAAAAGGCTTCAAGTCTATGATGGAGCAAGGCGTTCTAGCTGGCTTCCCAGTACTAGACGTTGAAATTGAATTGTTCGACGGTGGGTTCCACGCAGTTGACTCTTCTGCAATTGCCTTCGAAATCGCTGCTAAAGGCGCTTTCCGTCAGTCAATTCCAAAAGCTGGTCCACAATTGATCGAACCAATCATGAAAGTTGACGTGTTCACTCCAGATGACCACGTTGGTGATGTTATCGGTGACTTGAACCGTCGTCGCGGCATGATCAAAGACCAAGAGAAAGGTTTGACTGGTGTTCGCATCAAAGCTGACGTTCCTCTATCTGAAATGTTTGGTTACATCAGTACTCTACGTACAATGACTTCTGGTCGTGGTCAGTTCTCTATGGAGTTCTCTCACTACCTACCATGTCCTTCTAACGTAGCTGAAACTGTTATCGCTGCCGTTAAAGACAAGCGTGAAAGAGAAAAGAACTAA
- the minD gene encoding septum site-determining protein MinD produces MAKIIVVTSGKGGVGKTTSSAAIGTGIALKGHKTVIIDFDVGLRNLDLIMGCERRVVYDFVNVINKEASLSQALIKDKRTKELFILPASQTRDKDALTIEGVQEVLEELAKEFEYIICDSPAGIEKGAQMALYFADAAIVVTNPEVSSVRDSDRILGILQSKSKRAEEGKAPIEEHLLLTRYHPGRVASGEMLSVSDVEDILAIPLLGVIPESEAVLKASNQGTPVILDTESEAGLAYMDAVDRLMGEERPLRFLEIQKKGFIKRLLGG; encoded by the coding sequence TTGGCAAAAATTATAGTAGTCACCTCAGGCAAGGGTGGTGTCGGTAAGACAACATCCAGTGCTGCTATTGGGACTGGTATTGCGTTAAAAGGTCATAAAACGGTTATTATTGATTTCGATGTTGGCTTACGTAATCTAGACTTGATTATGGGTTGTGAGCGTCGCGTGGTTTATGATTTTGTAAATGTCATTAATAAAGAGGCTTCTTTGTCTCAGGCTTTGATTAAAGACAAGCGCACAAAAGAGTTATTCATTTTGCCAGCATCTCAAACGCGTGACAAAGATGCGCTGACGATTGAAGGTGTTCAAGAAGTTCTTGAAGAGCTGGCGAAAGAGTTTGAATATATTATTTGCGATTCACCAGCCGGTATTGAAAAGGGCGCTCAGATGGCCCTTTATTTTGCTGATGCGGCTATTGTAGTAACTAACCCTGAAGTATCTTCGGTACGAGATTCTGATCGTATTTTAGGGATCTTGCAAAGTAAGTCTAAGCGAGCTGAGGAAGGTAAAGCGCCGATTGAGGAGCATCTTCTTTTAACTCGTTATCACCCTGGACGTGTTGCGTCTGGTGAGATGTTAAGTGTCTCTGATGTTGAGGATATCTTGGCGATTCCTCTGCTTGGGGTTATTCCTGAGTCTGAGGCGGTGTTGAAAGCATCGAACCAAGGTACTCCCGTGATTCTGGATACGGAATCTGAGGCTGGTTTGGCTTACATGGATGCCGTTGATCGTTTGATGGGTGAGGAGCGTCCATTGCGCTTCTTAGAGATTCAGAAGAAAGGCTTTATCAAGCGTTTGTTAGGGGGTTAG
- a CDS encoding aldo/keto reductase: protein MKYSKLGRTGLSVSRVCLGTMTWGTQNNQADADVQIEYALANGVNFIDTAEMYSVPPTPESYGKTETIIGDWLSRNPERRKEFVLATKIAGPGLKYVRDGSNISGKTVIEAVDASLKRLQTDYIDLYQLHWPNRSTPHFAKHFPGVISFTNVDRDDQSAQILDILQGLDACIKAGKIRHFGLSDDTTWGINEFIRLSEKHGLPRVASIQNEFSLLHTKDWPYLVENCVHEDVAYLPWSPLAAGALTGKYLGGARPEGSRWTYSQRNGIFRDTPLVEKAVAAYMKVAKKYGFTPAQLALAWCDQVDGVGSTIIGATSLEQLKEDMAAFDMTLSEEALKDVMAVFKEYPVPF, encoded by the coding sequence ATGAAATATAGTAAGTTGGGGCGAACTGGTTTGTCTGTTTCGCGAGTATGTTTAGGTACTATGACTTGGGGCACTCAAAACAATCAAGCCGATGCTGATGTACAAATTGAGTACGCTTTAGCAAATGGCGTGAATTTCATTGATACGGCAGAAATGTATTCTGTACCACCGACACCAGAGTCTTACGGTAAAACAGAGACTATCATTGGTGATTGGCTTTCTCGTAACCCAGAACGACGTAAAGAATTTGTTCTTGCGACTAAAATTGCAGGTCCAGGTCTAAAATATGTGCGTGATGGTAGTAATATTTCAGGTAAAACCGTGATTGAGGCGGTTGATGCTTCTCTAAAACGTTTGCAAACCGATTATATTGACCTTTACCAGCTTCATTGGCCTAACCGTTCAACACCTCACTTTGCGAAGCATTTCCCAGGTGTTATTAGTTTTACGAATGTTGACCGTGATGATCAGTCTGCTCAGATTTTAGATATTCTTCAGGGCTTAGATGCTTGCATTAAAGCGGGTAAGATTCGTCACTTTGGTTTGTCGGATGATACGACCTGGGGGATTAATGAGTTTATTCGCCTTAGTGAAAAGCATGGTTTACCGCGCGTCGCTTCTATTCAAAACGAATTTAGTTTGCTGCATACAAAAGATTGGCCATATTTGGTTGAGAATTGCGTGCATGAAGATGTTGCGTACTTACCATGGTCGCCTTTGGCAGCGGGTGCTTTAACGGGAAAATATCTCGGTGGCGCTCGCCCTGAAGGGAGTCGTTGGACTTATTCTCAGCGTAACGGTATTTTCCGTGATACGCCTTTGGTTGAAAAAGCTGTTGCTGCTTATATGAAAGTTGCCAAGAAGTATGGCTTTACACCGGCTCAGCTTGCGTTAGCGTGGTGTGACCAAGTGGACGGTGTTGGTTCAACTATCATTGGTGCAACGTCTCTTGAACAGCTAAAAGAAGATATGGCTGCATTTGATATGACACTGTCTGAAGAGGCGTTGAAAGACGTCATGGCGGTATTCAAAGAGTATCCAGTGCCGTTCTAA
- a CDS encoding cytochrome-c peroxidase, translating to MLRFSLGVVAISVLLCACSEPKQVVSQAKPTHSTAELPIAMTDPKAMLGAQLFFDTNLSKERNQSCGTCHDIANGFVDKRRDALFGAVSLGSDRLSMGSRNTPTAAYAAFSPAFHRMSNGEYRGGQFLDGRASGLAQQAEGPFLNPLEMALPDGAAVVNRVRENERYESLFNSIYGQDVLNDPMKGYAAITDSIASFEKTAMFMPFDSKYDRALRGEIALTPQEELGKTLFFSQQFTNCNACHQLSSSPLNDQETFTNYEYRNIGVPANPDVLHQNGRRDLGLLDNPTIDDEKQAGKFKVPSLRNVAVTGPYMHNGVFTDLRTVVLFYDKYNNPSRTENPETGKAWAEPEVSENIDLENLQKGPALPDRRVDAIVAFLKTLTDQRYEYLLEE from the coding sequence ATGCTGCGTTTTTCCCTTGGTGTGGTGGCTATTTCAGTTCTGCTTTGTGCCTGTAGCGAACCTAAACAGGTCGTTTCTCAAGCTAAGCCTACACATTCCACTGCTGAGCTTCCGATTGCGATGACAGACCCTAAGGCAATGTTAGGTGCACAGCTTTTTTTTGATACTAACCTGTCTAAAGAGCGTAATCAGTCTTGTGGTACTTGCCATGATATAGCGAACGGCTTTGTTGATAAAAGGCGAGATGCGCTATTTGGCGCCGTGTCATTGGGCAGTGACCGTTTATCTATGGGAAGTCGCAATACGCCGACAGCCGCCTACGCGGCATTCTCACCCGCATTTCATCGTATGTCTAATGGCGAGTATCGCGGTGGTCAGTTTTTGGATGGCCGTGCATCGGGGTTAGCCCAACAGGCAGAAGGGCCATTCTTAAATCCTTTGGAAATGGCTTTGCCTGACGGCGCGGCAGTTGTGAATCGAGTTAGAGAAAACGAGCGTTATGAAAGCTTGTTCAATTCAATATATGGGCAAGATGTTTTAAATGATCCTATGAAGGGTTATGCCGCAATTACTGACTCTATTGCCTCGTTCGAAAAAACGGCTATGTTTATGCCATTTGATTCCAAATATGATCGAGCTCTGCGTGGCGAGATAGCGTTAACGCCACAAGAGGAGTTGGGCAAAACTTTGTTCTTTTCACAACAATTTACTAATTGTAATGCTTGCCATCAGTTAAGTTCGTCTCCGCTAAACGACCAAGAAACCTTTACGAATTACGAATACCGTAATATTGGTGTTCCTGCTAATCCTGATGTTTTGCATCAAAATGGCAGAAGGGATCTGGGCTTGTTGGACAACCCAACTATTGATGATGAGAAACAAGCTGGCAAGTTTAAAGTGCCTTCTTTACGTAATGTTGCTGTGACAGGACCGTATATGCATAACGGCGTGTTTACTGATCTTCGTACCGTGGTGCTTTTTTACGACAAATACAATAACCCTAGTCGTACGGAGAATCCTGAAACAGGTAAGGCTTGGGCGGAACCTGAGGTGTCAGAAAATATAGATTTGGAGAATCTGCAAAAAGGTCCTGCTTTACCAGATCGAAGAGTGGATGCCATTGTTGCTTTTTTGAAAACTCTAACGGATCAGCGCTATGAATACTTGTTGGAGGAATAA
- the minC gene encoding septum site-determining protein MinC, whose protein sequence is MTDSGFRLKGSVVTTVLLEIQTFSLDDIVFHLKEKIDQVPHFFNQAPIIIDISKMKRGIRLEEFEELIQSVSALGLGVIGWRCDPEELPVWNASVTIPLLPASKARPINASPVIKDDTSPDVVVKTVVEERLVPQSTKVISKPIRSGQQVYSEGDLIILNQVSAGAEVLADGNIHVYGALRGRALAGVKGDVDARIFCKSMEAELVSIAGNFMLSDALQNIVWKDSAQVLLVDDSLEIVPL, encoded by the coding sequence ATGACAGACTCAGGCTTCCGGCTAAAAGGAAGCGTTGTTACGACGGTTTTATTAGAAATTCAAACTTTTTCACTAGATGACATTGTGTTTCATTTAAAAGAGAAGATTGATCAGGTTCCGCATTTTTTTAATCAGGCGCCGATCATTATCGATATTTCGAAGATGAAGCGTGGTATCAGGTTAGAAGAATTTGAAGAGCTGATTCAGTCGGTCAGTGCCCTTGGGCTTGGTGTGATTGGTTGGCGATGTGATCCTGAAGAATTGCCTGTCTGGAATGCTTCGGTAACCATTCCTTTATTACCTGCCAGCAAAGCAAGACCAATCAATGCATCTCCAGTCATTAAGGATGATACTAGCCCAGATGTAGTAGTGAAGACTGTTGTTGAAGAGCGCTTAGTGCCTCAGTCGACCAAAGTTATTAGCAAGCCAATTCGTTCTGGTCAGCAAGTGTACTCTGAAGGTGACTTGATTATTCTCAATCAGGTTAGTGCTGGTGCTGAGGTATTAGCAGATGGCAATATTCATGTCTATGGTGCTTTGCGGGGGCGTGCGTTGGCTGGCGTGAAAGGTGATGTAGACGCTAGAATTTTTTGTAAAAGCATGGAGGCGGAATTGGTTTCCATTGCTGGTAATTTTATGTTGAGTGATGCGCTGCAAAATATCGTTTGGAAAGACAGCGCGCAAGTGTTATTAGTTGACGATAGCTTAGAAATCGTACCGCTTTAA
- the minE gene encoding cell division topological specificity factor MinE — MGIFDYFKSKSAPSSASVAKDRLQIIVAHERSKRHQPDYLPQMQQEIIDVIRKYVNIGSEDVQIQLDNTDDCSVLELNVTLPEQN; from the coding sequence GTGGGAATTTTCGATTATTTTAAAAGTAAAAGTGCTCCTAGCTCAGCTTCTGTAGCAAAGGATCGTTTGCAGATTATTGTTGCTCATGAGCGCAGCAAACGCCATCAACCTGATTATTTGCCGCAGATGCAGCAAGAAATTATTGATGTGATTCGTAAGTATGTGAATATTGGCAGCGAAGATGTGCAGATACAGTTGGATAATACGGATGACTGTTCTGTGTTGGAGTTGAATGTTACTTTACCAGAGCAAAATTAG